In Humulus lupulus chromosome 6, drHumLupu1.1, whole genome shotgun sequence, a single genomic region encodes these proteins:
- the LOC133783118 gene encoding 4-coumarate--CoA ligase CCL1, with product MENNKQDDHQEEFIFRSKLPDIYIPNHLPLHSYCFENISQFKDRPCLINGATGEIITYADVDLTSRKVAAGLDKLGIKQGDVIMLLLQNSPEFVYAFLAASYIGAIITTANPFYTPAEVAKQAAASKTKLVITLAGYIDKVKEFTGGESGVKVMCVDAPPPESECLHFSELTQADETEIPAVKIHPDDVVALPYSSGTTGLPKGVMLTHKGLVTSVAQQVDGDNPNLYFHQNDVILCVLPLFHIYSLNSILLCGLRVGAAILIMQKFEISKLLELIEKFKVTIAPFVPPIVLSVAKCPDLHRYDLSSIRTVMSGGAPMGKELEDAVKEKLPHAKLGQGYGMTEAGPVLSMCLAFAKEPFPIKSGACGTVVRNAEMKIVDPDTGASLPRNQSGEICIRGKQIMKGYINDAEATKGTIDEGGWLHTGDIGFIDNDDELFIVDRLKELIKYKGFQVAPAELESMLISHPNITDAAVVPMKDEAAGEVPVAFVVRSNGSKITEEDIKQYISKQVVFYKRINKAFFIEEIPKNPSGKILRKILRAKLVTEQAI from the exons ATGGAGAACAACAAGCAAGATGATCACCAAGAAGAATTCATTTTCCGATCAAAGCTTCCGGACATTTACATCCCGAACCACCTCCCTCTACACTCCTACTGCTTCGAAAACATTTCTCAATTCAAGGACCGCCCCTGCCTCATCAACGGCGCCACCGGAGAGATTATCACCTACGCCGATGTCGATCTCACGTCCCGCAAAGTCGCCGCCGGTCTTGACAagctcggaatcaagcaaggtgACGTCATCATGCTCTTACTCCAGAACAGTCCGGAGTTCGTCTACGCTTTCCTCGCCGCGTCGTACATAGGTGCCATCATCACCACCGCCAACCCGTTCTACACCCCGGCGGAGGTTGCCAAGCAAGCGGCGGCGTCGAAGACCAAGCTGGTCATAACTCTCGCGGGATACATCGACAAGGTGAAAGAGTTCACTGGTGGCGAAAGCGGGGTGAAAGTGATGTGCGTCGACGCGCCACCACCGGAGAGTGAGTGTCTGCATTTCTCGGAGCTGACGCAAGCGGACGAGACTGAGATTCCGGCCGTTAAGATTCACCCAGACGACGTCGTTGCGTTGCCTTATTCGTCTGGAACGACAGGGCTTCCAAAGGGTGTGATGTTGACTCACAAAGGGTTGGTCACCAGTGTGGCTCAGCAAGTAGATGGAGATAATCCCAACTTGTACTTCCACCAAAACGACGTCATTCTCTGCGTTTTGCCTCTCTTCCATATTTATTCCCTGAATTCCATTTTGCTATGCGGACTTCGGGTCGGAGCCGCTATTTTGATCATGCAAAAGTTTGAGATCAGCAAGTTGCTTGAGTTGATCGAGAAGTTTAAGGTGACCATCGCACCGTTCGTTCCTCCGATCGTCTTATCGGTTGCCAAGTGTCCCGACCTTCACCGGTACGACTTGTCGTCGATTCGAACCGTCATGTCTGGCGGAGCTCCGATGGGTAAGGAGCTTGAAGATGCCGTCAAGGAGAAACTTCCTCATGCCAAACTTGGACag ggCTATGGTATGACAGAGGCGGGACCGGTACTGTCTATGTGCTTGGCCTTTGCAAAGGAACCGTTCCCGATTAAGTCAGGCGCGTGTGGTACAGTCGTTAGAAACGCTGAGATGAAGATTGTTGATCCTGACACTGGCGCGTCCCTTCCACGTAACCAATCCGGGGAGATTTGCATCAGGGGTAAACAAATCATGAAAG GTTACATTAACGATGCCGAAGCCACTAAGGGGACAATAGACGAAGGAGGATGGCTCCACACAGGTGACATAGGGTTCATCGACAACGACGATGAGCTCTTCATCGTGGATCGATTGAAGGAGCTCATCAAATACAAAGGCTTCCAAGTTGCCCCGGCTGAGCTCGAGTCCATGCTCATTTCTCACCCCAACATTACTGATGCTGCTGTTGTACC AATGAAAGATGAAGCTGCAGGAGAAGTCCCTGTTGCGTTTGTTGTGAGATCAAATGGTTCAAAGATCACTGAGGAAGATATCAAGCAATATATCTCTAAACAG GTGGTGTTTTACAAGAGAATTAACAAGGCATTCTTCATAGAAGAAATCCCCAAAAACCCTTCTGGCAAAATCTTGAGGAAAATCTTGAGAGCAAAACTTGTTACTGAACAAGCCATTTAg